In Hevea brasiliensis isolate MT/VB/25A 57/8 chromosome 13, ASM3005281v1, whole genome shotgun sequence, a single genomic region encodes these proteins:
- the LOC131172005 gene encoding uncharacterized protein LOC131172005 — protein sequence MTQQEARASPEVVMGILSIFGRDAHILINPGSTHSFVSQSFSVHADKELKLLDCGLVVGTPVGNSSICEHVYNDCVIKVGDHEFLHASAVHNKSVSEYENDIVYTLLRYTIERVSVLSSLHAFDEHSSGLPPNREIKFSIDLNPSTAPISMAPYRMAPAELRELKVQLQELLDKGFIRPNISPL from the exons ATGACACAACAGGAGGCACGAGCATCTCCAGAAGTTGTGATGGGTATATTGAGCATATTTGGTAGAGATGCACACATTCTTATAAATCCTGGGTCCACTCATTCTTTCGTGTCACAATCATTTTCTGTGCATGCGGATAAGGAGTTAAAATTATTAGATTGTGGACTAGTTGTGGGTACCCCAGTTGGGAATTCTAGTATTTGTGAGCATGTCTACAATGATTGTGTGATTAAGGTGGGTGATCATGAGTT TTTACACGCTTCCGCAGTGCATAACAAATCGGTATCAGAGTATGAGAATGATATTG TTTATACGCTTCTGCGGTATACAATAGAAAGAGTTTCTGTTCTTTCCAGCTTACATGCTTTTGATGAACATTCTTCAGG ATTACCTCCCAATAGGGAGATTAAGTTCTCCATTGATTTGAATCCTAGTACAGCCCCTATCTCAATGGCACCATATAGGATGGCTCCAGCAGAACTGAGGGAGttaaaagtacaattgcaagaattacttgataagggctttataagGCCTAATATATCACCTTTGTGA